The Alosa alosa isolate M-15738 ecotype Scorff River chromosome 8, AALO_Geno_1.1, whole genome shotgun sequence genome contains the following window.
agagggatgtccctgcccttgtagaaACTGGCAGTGCGTTCCACcaatgaggaacaacagatgagaaaagtttggattggcctgagcgtaccagtggtagagctagacgtcgtttctctgaggagcgcagcggtctggaggtagtgtatgtctgtatgagggcttccaagtaggtgggagcagaaccggagactattTTGTAGTAGTTTAAGTAAACTGTTTATGTTCTCTGgaaataaatgttgtttttcAGCTGCAAAACTGCACAGTTTGTGTAGGCTACGTAGAAATTAATTAACAGAATGCACATGAATTCAtccatttaattaattaatagatTGCGCCACATGACCACTGTtcctaaaaaaataatatgatCAACAACAACTTACAGTACTGTTCACTAGTATTCAAATGTACACCTACACCCATAGACCAATGTGTGAGCAGTTTTTGAAAAGGCTAAACATTTCTAAACAAGAGAAGCCCTGTTATGCCTCTGTGCACACGTTAGAGAGGTGTGCATTTTCCCCTCAGAAAAAAAGCCCATGCTTCATACTCCATCCCTGAACATGTAAACATGTGACCCAGAGGCGCAGAGGAAAGGTACAGTACAATGTAGAGCCTGCTAATGTCCCTCTGGGAAAGGACCCTTAAATAGCAGACTCTagatatcagtgtgtgtgtgtgtgtgtgtgtggaattgtCCTAACTTTTCACTGCCTAATAGCGgccctgtgtgcatgcatgtgtgtgtgtgtgtgtgtggaattgtCCTAACTTTTCACTGCCTAATAGCGgccctgtgtgcatgcatgtgtgtgcatgcgtgtgtgtgtgtgtgtgtgtgtgtgtgtgtgtatacactgtATAAAACGTACCCCACAGTACTCCTGTCCGTTAAAGATCTGCGGGGGCATGGGGTTGCCCTTCTCAGGGTGCTTCTCCTGCGGAATGTTCCGGTACATCCACTGCCTCTCGTTCTCCAGCATGGTGATGTCTACTTCCTCAAACGAGATCCGGTTCGCCTCCAGGAAGCCCACGATCGCCTGCTGCCTCTTTTTCACCTACGggcaggagatggagagagagaggatgagattTGATCAAGTCAGACCTTTTAAGATAATTGAAAGTGTATATTTGGCTTGCAATGGACAGCGTTTCCATAAAACAGCACCACCGTGCAGCAGAAGAACTTTCTATAAAAACACACTCAGTGCCCTGCGAAGTACATTCACAGCAAAAACAGAAGTTAGTAAACTGCACACGTCTTtagatattttatattataatattcttgTGTAATGTGTGCCACTACTTATTTTTCTGCATAGAGTGTGCAAGAAGATAGCCTTGTTCAAAATATACTGGATATGAACATTCATATTTTGTGGTTTATGAACTTCATCATGGTGTGTGATGTTATTTCTGTGTCTGCTGGGCTCCGGCTGACGTGACTTGAGaggccacccccctcccccctcctccctctctctgacaaaGCCTTCCTTACGGTCATGATCAGTCCCTCACTTTAGCATGTAATCATACAgggctatttgtgtgtgtgtgtgtgtgtctctcttatagactgcatacagtatgtgtgtgtgtgtgtgtgtgtctctctctttcatagactgcatacagtatgtgtgtcaaTGAAGGTCAATGACGATCAGCACGATCAGCATTATCCCCTCCTTATTCACcagtaacacaacacacacatataacacacaatttcacactgcacacacactaacacaacacacacatataacacactatttcacactgcacacacactaacacaacacacacaatttcacacacactaacacaaccaCACTCAGTTttacactgcacacactaacacaaccacacacatttgctcatgcacacacactaacacaaccaCACTTttagtcatgcacacacactaacacaacacacacatataacagaCGCTGtttcacattgcacacacactaacacccagcacacacactcattcactcacgcacacacacacacacacaaacacaagcacacactcatacacaactGCATCTCTGGTGGCACGAGATTCTTTTAGAGTAATCCTtacccaaatgtgtgtgtgtgtgtatgtgtgtgtatgttggcctttatgcacatttgtgtctgtgtgcatgtgagtgtgtgtgtatctccatgcatgcatatgtgtatgtgtgtacttaaGTGTGCATGTGGAGGGTCAGTGTTATGTTACAACATTGATTTCTGTCAGGCACTGACTAGGACGAGATATCTACTCTTGGCAACTGAGAGCTTCATAGTTCACATCAGAGGTCTGTAAACCAGCACTGCCAGTAGACCAGTAATGTCAGTCTGTCTTAGTTTAGTAGACCAGTTATGTCAGTCTAGTTCACTGGTTCACTAATGTCAATCTGAGCTGGCACTTTATTGCTGTTCACTAACGTCAATCTGAGTTGGCTAAGGCACTTTATTGCTGTTCAAGTCCTTTTTGAGTCCCTGTCCTGCACAGGAAACAGCGTTCTGATGCTACTGTGGGGTTTGTTGCCACAGACGAGCTCAGCTGGGGTACGTTTAGCACAGAGgtggtgtgttctgtgtgtgtgtgtgctgtatctaAAGGGATACCCGGGTTTTATCTGTGTACTCTCACCAATGACTGTATAGATGCACCGTGTGTTCTGATGGTCAGGTATGTTCCATAGAACTGAAACCACCGTTCCGCCATCATTGTCACATTTGGAGCAATGCTGATGTACGCAATATATACAGTCATTGACTCGTACATGCAGAGATAATTCAGCATCATAGTGGTATTGTAGGATCTGAAATCTCAGCTTTGAGGATGGCCTTAGcggaggtagtgtgtgtgtgtgtgtgtgtgtgtgtgtgtgtgtgtgtgggcagactGGTACAGCACAGAGTGCCCTGGCAGAATGAGTGACCGCCGCCTGCCAGACAGAAGCTGTTAGTATTGATTCAAGTCTCAGGGACTCAGGCAGAACATCTGGCACTGGTATAATCtgactgtgtgtttatgtgactgaggaacagagagagagagagagagagagagagagagagagagagagagagagagagagagagagagagagagagagagagagagaaagaaagagagagagacagagagacttacaaacattttaatatatatactgATGAACAGAAACATTCCATATCAGTGATGCTCCCACAGATTAGGATCAAACCCAGTCAACCCCAACCATCAGCAAAGCTCTCCAAACATATTAGATTTTCTCAATGTCTGACACAAATGGAAAGAGCACTGTGATAacattacactgtgtgtgtgtgtgtctgtgagtgtgtgtgtgtgtgtgtgtgtgtgtgtgtgagtcgtatgagtgagagagtgagagagagagagagagactcacataAATATGAATGTTAGGCCAAACAATTTATGGTAACCTATTAGGCTAATAAATCTGACTACAAATTGCCTTTGCCTTggagtgtgtgatgtatgtgtgttgggggagtaTGCAAGATTTACACCGAAtcctgtcactgtgtgtgtgtgtgtgtgtgtgtgtgtgtgtgtgtgtgtgtgtgtgtgacagtaagAGAGTGTTTGTCACTGACAACaagggaaagggaaagagagacaagagaggaagcactcacgggcacacacacacacacacacactctctcacacacacacacacactcacactctctcacacacacacacactcactcacacacacacacacacacacacactctctcacacacacacacacacacacacacacacacacacacacactcacacacacactctctctctctctcacacacacacacagtaattgcTGAGGATGCAGATTGTGTTGCTGGGCTCCGGTTGTCATGCTGTTCAGCTGGATTCAGTCACCatgattaaaacaaacacacacacacacaaacacacacatagatacatagatacagagagagagagcaagagcaaaagatgagagagagggagagggagaaagaaagagaaacagagagagtcaTCATCACTGAACCAATTAAAGGTTTCATCCCACTGAAAGATGAATACAGGGAGTCACTAGCTCATAAAGAGACAGTGAAGGGAagaaaagggacagagagagagagagagagacagagagagagagagagagcttgaccACTTTGACTCTAGTCTAGACTCTGATTGTATAACCTTGGAGAATTATGCaagaccatacacacacacacacacacacacacacacacacacacacacacacacacacgcacgcacgcacgcacgcacgcacgcccacACAAATATTAAATGTTTCACAAATATTAAATGTTTAAGTTTTCTGCATTTGTGCCTGAGGAGGTGGCCTTGTCTCAGCCCCTGTACTTTCTAACCAGCCTCACTAACAAATGATCAAGGTGGGAACAGCCATGCAGTTAAAGACACACAAGGGCAAACGTCTATGTCTGACCCTCacttattatacacacacacacacacacgtaaacacacacgcacacacacaaagacatacacacacacacttaaactctctctctcacacacagggaCTAAAAACAGGTCAGTAACATTTTTTGCGTACAACATTAAACCTGTGAGGTGGCTGCTCCACAGTCATCCTTTAAACATTAACTTGGGTCTGCAGTATCTCCCCGTGCTTTCCAGTGatagagcacaaacacacacacacacacacacacacacagcctacatcACAGACCAGCGACCTGTTCTGCAAAGGGTGCGGCTGGCCTCACAATGCTGCCATTGTCTTAAAGTGTGGGTTATCTCCAAAGACAAAAGCACAGAGTGCTCTTAGGCTAACACTCAGCTGGAGTCCTtctgcgtgtgtttatgtgtgtgtgtgtgtgtgtgtgtctgcatgtgggGCGAGGGGTGTGAGAGCGCTTTCTGGGCACAGGGGATGAGGGGCGAGGGGTGTCTCCAGATACACAATGAGCATGATTTATATTAACCCAGATATGCGGCATTACAATGAATCATCATCTTTGGGGTAATCGAGTGAAGCAATTTGCAATAAATGGGGTCATTGTCTTACTGGTTGTTATTTGCGGTGTATGACCATTGTTATTTACAGGATAAATGGTGATGACCTTTGGGAGATTTGATGAAACAGCTCATGACATGTGAGGTCtttgtgtgttgtttcattAGGGCTCTAGGAGTGTGGCCTGTACCGAAGTTGCGACGTTCTATTGTTTCTGGAAGGATTCTTTtcagggcccgagcacctgatatttaattttgtgtcaacgattcccaggacactgaaagaccgggctgcacaaaacttggtgggcatgtagctccacaaggatgacacggaaccatAGTTTTTCGTTTCGATCAGAAAGGAGGGTCGGGCAGAtatagttttctgtgaatatctcgagaaccgtaggggctaggatgaccaattgttttttgtatgttggcctccaggggccatgtcaacccattccatatccactcatttgatgtatagcgccacctagttaaaaatgaaaaagcaaaaagaggcattgtaatcgcaggtatctttggcaGGTTCAAAACGGCATGgaatttgaagtgtaggatcattatgacccCCTCTGAATTTTcatggaattctgttcatggggggccatacaataaattaatatatgtgtacatttagtgattgTACTctacgcatgcaaacacacacgcactcataaacacacgcaaacacacacataaagatacatgcactcacatgcaggcacacacacatgcaaacacacacacatgcacacacacacatgcaggcacacacacatgcaaacacacacacatgcaaacacacacacacgcacacacacacacacacatgcacacacacacacacatgcgcgcacgtgcacacacgcataaacacatccacagtagacatgcagacataggtacgcacacacacacacaaacacaaaggcacgcacacacacacttacataggaGCACATAGGagcgcacacaagcacacgcacgcacacacacacaaacaaaaacacatacacgaacacatgcacaaacacacccacacgcacacagacacataaaaacacacacatgcaggcaagcaggcacacacacacacataaacacacacacacaccccatcactcccacacacccactcacaagcaaacacacacacagacacatataacacacacacacacacacacaccattacccccccacacacacacacacacattcacaagcgaaaatacacacacagagaagcacacatacacaaaagcaaacgcacacatgtacacac
Protein-coding sequences here:
- the sh3bgrl2 gene encoding SH3 domain-binding glutamic acid-rich-like protein 2, with the translated sequence MVIRVYIASSSGSVAVKKRQQAIVGFLEANRISFEEVDITMLENERQWMYRNIPQEKHPEKGNPMPPQIFNGQEYCGDYEDFFQSKENNTVFSFLGLNSHPSVKESES